In Ascaphus truei isolate aAscTru1 chromosome 5, aAscTru1.hap1, whole genome shotgun sequence, one genomic interval encodes:
- the PFKFB3 gene encoding 6-phosphofructo-2-kinase/fructose-2,6-bisphosphatase 3 isoform X3 has protein sequence MSFRKACGPQLANSPTVIVMVGLPARGKTYISKKMTRYLNWIGVPTKVFNVGEYRREAVRHYSSYDFFRSDNEDAMKVRKQCALAALRDVKSYLTEEGGQIAVFDATNTTRERRGMINHFAKENGFKVFFIESVCDDPSVVATNVMEVKLSSPDYRDCNSRDALDDFMKRINCYKASYQPLDPDNFDRELSMITVIDVGRRFLVNKVQDHIQSKIVYYLMNIHVQPRTIYLCRHGESEFNLQGKIGGDSGLSHRGKKFAVALKKFVEEQNLKDLKVWTSQLKRSIQTAEALSLPYEQWKALNEIDAGVCEEMTYDEIKDVYPEEFALRDQDKYYYRYPSGESYQDLVQRLEPVIMELERQENVLVICHQAVMRCLLAYFLDKSADEMPYLKCPLHTVLKLTPVAYGCRVESISLHVDAVNTHRERTEETKKGPNPLMRRNSVTPLASPEPTKKARINSFDELVASSSASLSGCAPQEMVAGQPLLGKACLA, from the exons CTTGCGGACCCCAGCTTGCCAACTCCCCCACTGTGATCGTGATGGTGGGGCTTCCGGCGCGCGGGAAGACTTATATCTCCAAGAAGATGACGCGTTACCTCAACTGGATCGGTGTCCCAACAAAAG tttttaatgtgGGAGAGTACAGGCGGGAAGCAGTGAGACATTACAGCTCATATGACTTCTTCCGCTCGGACAATGAGGATGCCATGAAAGTCAGAAA ACAATGTGCCTTGGCTGCCCTGAGAGATGTTAAATCCTATCTGACTGAGGAAGGTGGACAGATTGCG GTTTTTGATGCCACCAATACaacaagagagagaagagggatgaTCAATCATTTTGCCAAAGAGAATGGATTCAAG GTGTTTTTCATTGAATCTGTGTGTGACGATCCGAGTGTTGTTGCCACCAATGTTATG GAAGTTAAACTGTCCAGCCCGGACTACAGAGATTGTAATTCGAGAGATGCCCTGGATGACTTCATGAAGAGAATAAACTGCTACAAGGCCAGTTACCAACCTCTGGATCCAGACAACTTCGACAG GGAACTTTCCATGATCACTGTGATTGATGTTGGCCGGAGGTTCCTGGTCAATAAAGTTCAGGATCATATCCAGAGCAAGATTGTGTATTATCTAATGAACATTCACGTCCAGCCCCGCACCATATACCTGTGCCGACACGGCGAGAGCGAGTTCAACCTTCAGGGGAAGATTGGAGGAGACTCTGGGCTGTCACATCGGGGAAAGAAG TTTGCCGTTGCCCTGAAGAAGTTTGTTGAGGAGCAGAACCTGAAAGATCTGAAAGTCTGGACGAGTCAGCTGAAGAGGAGTATTCAGACAGCCGAGGCGCTGAGCCTGCCCTACGAACAGTGGAAGGCATTAAATGAAATTGACGCT GGCGTATGTGAGGAGATGACCTACGATGAGATCAAAGACGTGTACCCGGAAGAATTTGCGCTGCGTGATCAGGACAAATATTATTACCGCTACCCTTCAGGAGAG TCTTACCAAGATCTGGTTCAGCGTTTGGAACCTGTCATCATGGAGCTGGAACGGCAGGAGAATGTCTTGGTGATTTGTCATCAGGCAGTAATGAGATGCCTCCTGGCCTATTTCCTTGACAAAAGCGCAG ATGAAATGCCATATCTCAAGTGTCCCCTTCATACAGTGCTGAAGTTGACTCCAGTTGCATATG GCTGCCGTGTAGAGTCCATCTCTTTGCACGTTGACGCAGTTAACACTCACAGGGAAAGAACTGAG GAAACAAAGAAGGGACCTAATCCACTGATGAGACGCAATAGCGTGACCCCTCTAGCCAGCCCCGAGCCCACCAAGAAAGCTAGAATCAACAGCTTTGATGAACTTGTTGCTTCCTCGTCTGCCTCCCTTTCTGGATGTGCCCCCCAGGAGATGGTCGCTGGACAG CCTTTGCTAGGAAAGGCTTGTCT AGCATGA
- the PFKFB3 gene encoding 6-phosphofructo-2-kinase/fructose-2,6-bisphosphatase 3 isoform X1, protein MPMELTQNRIQKIWLPKDDLPVIPRRSCGPQLANSPTVIVMVGLPARGKTYISKKMTRYLNWIGVPTKVFNVGEYRREAVRHYSSYDFFRSDNEDAMKVRKQCALAALRDVKSYLTEEGGQIAVFDATNTTRERRGMINHFAKENGFKVFFIESVCDDPSVVATNVMEVKLSSPDYRDCNSRDALDDFMKRINCYKASYQPLDPDNFDRELSMITVIDVGRRFLVNKVQDHIQSKIVYYLMNIHVQPRTIYLCRHGESEFNLQGKIGGDSGLSHRGKKFAVALKKFVEEQNLKDLKVWTSQLKRSIQTAEALSLPYEQWKALNEIDAGVCEEMTYDEIKDVYPEEFALRDQDKYYYRYPSGESYQDLVQRLEPVIMELERQENVLVICHQAVMRCLLAYFLDKSADEMPYLKCPLHTVLKLTPVAYGCRVESISLHVDAVNTHRERTEETKKGPNPLMRRNSVTPLASPEPTKKARINSFDELVASSSASLSGCAPQEMVAGQPLLGKACLA, encoded by the exons CTTGCGGACCCCAGCTTGCCAACTCCCCCACTGTGATCGTGATGGTGGGGCTTCCGGCGCGCGGGAAGACTTATATCTCCAAGAAGATGACGCGTTACCTCAACTGGATCGGTGTCCCAACAAAAG tttttaatgtgGGAGAGTACAGGCGGGAAGCAGTGAGACATTACAGCTCATATGACTTCTTCCGCTCGGACAATGAGGATGCCATGAAAGTCAGAAA ACAATGTGCCTTGGCTGCCCTGAGAGATGTTAAATCCTATCTGACTGAGGAAGGTGGACAGATTGCG GTTTTTGATGCCACCAATACaacaagagagagaagagggatgaTCAATCATTTTGCCAAAGAGAATGGATTCAAG GTGTTTTTCATTGAATCTGTGTGTGACGATCCGAGTGTTGTTGCCACCAATGTTATG GAAGTTAAACTGTCCAGCCCGGACTACAGAGATTGTAATTCGAGAGATGCCCTGGATGACTTCATGAAGAGAATAAACTGCTACAAGGCCAGTTACCAACCTCTGGATCCAGACAACTTCGACAG GGAACTTTCCATGATCACTGTGATTGATGTTGGCCGGAGGTTCCTGGTCAATAAAGTTCAGGATCATATCCAGAGCAAGATTGTGTATTATCTAATGAACATTCACGTCCAGCCCCGCACCATATACCTGTGCCGACACGGCGAGAGCGAGTTCAACCTTCAGGGGAAGATTGGAGGAGACTCTGGGCTGTCACATCGGGGAAAGAAG TTTGCCGTTGCCCTGAAGAAGTTTGTTGAGGAGCAGAACCTGAAAGATCTGAAAGTCTGGACGAGTCAGCTGAAGAGGAGTATTCAGACAGCCGAGGCGCTGAGCCTGCCCTACGAACAGTGGAAGGCATTAAATGAAATTGACGCT GGCGTATGTGAGGAGATGACCTACGATGAGATCAAAGACGTGTACCCGGAAGAATTTGCGCTGCGTGATCAGGACAAATATTATTACCGCTACCCTTCAGGAGAG TCTTACCAAGATCTGGTTCAGCGTTTGGAACCTGTCATCATGGAGCTGGAACGGCAGGAGAATGTCTTGGTGATTTGTCATCAGGCAGTAATGAGATGCCTCCTGGCCTATTTCCTTGACAAAAGCGCAG ATGAAATGCCATATCTCAAGTGTCCCCTTCATACAGTGCTGAAGTTGACTCCAGTTGCATATG GCTGCCGTGTAGAGTCCATCTCTTTGCACGTTGACGCAGTTAACACTCACAGGGAAAGAACTGAG GAAACAAAGAAGGGACCTAATCCACTGATGAGACGCAATAGCGTGACCCCTCTAGCCAGCCCCGAGCCCACCAAGAAAGCTAGAATCAACAGCTTTGATGAACTTGTTGCTTCCTCGTCTGCCTCCCTTTCTGGATGTGCCCCCCAGGAGATGGTCGCTGGACAG CCTTTGCTAGGAAAGGCTTGTCT AGCATGA
- the PFKFB3 gene encoding 6-phosphofructo-2-kinase/fructose-2,6-bisphosphatase 3 isoform X2, whose translation MPMELTQNRIQKIWLPKDDLPVIPRRSCGPQLANSPTVIVMVGLPARGKTYISKKMTRYLNWIGVPTKVFNVGEYRREAVRHYSSYDFFRSDNEDAMKVRKQCALAALRDVKSYLTEEGGQIAVFDATNTTRERRGMINHFAKENGFKVFFIESVCDDPSVVATNVMEVKLSSPDYRDCNSRDALDDFMKRINCYKASYQPLDPDNFDRELSMITVIDVGRRFLVNKVQDHIQSKIVYYLMNIHVQPRTIYLCRHGESEFNLQGKIGGDSGLSHRGKKFAVALKKFVEEQNLKDLKVWTSQLKRSIQTAEALSLPYEQWKALNEIDAGVCEEMTYDEIKDVYPEEFALRDQDKYYYRYPSGESYQDLVQRLEPVIMELERQENVLVICHQAVMRCLLAYFLDKSADEMPYLKCPLHTVLKLTPVAYGCRVESISLHVDAVNTHRERTEETKKGPNPLMRRNSVTPLASPEPTKKARINSFDELVASSSASLSGCAPQEMVAGQSMSTSQKQC comes from the exons CTTGCGGACCCCAGCTTGCCAACTCCCCCACTGTGATCGTGATGGTGGGGCTTCCGGCGCGCGGGAAGACTTATATCTCCAAGAAGATGACGCGTTACCTCAACTGGATCGGTGTCCCAACAAAAG tttttaatgtgGGAGAGTACAGGCGGGAAGCAGTGAGACATTACAGCTCATATGACTTCTTCCGCTCGGACAATGAGGATGCCATGAAAGTCAGAAA ACAATGTGCCTTGGCTGCCCTGAGAGATGTTAAATCCTATCTGACTGAGGAAGGTGGACAGATTGCG GTTTTTGATGCCACCAATACaacaagagagagaagagggatgaTCAATCATTTTGCCAAAGAGAATGGATTCAAG GTGTTTTTCATTGAATCTGTGTGTGACGATCCGAGTGTTGTTGCCACCAATGTTATG GAAGTTAAACTGTCCAGCCCGGACTACAGAGATTGTAATTCGAGAGATGCCCTGGATGACTTCATGAAGAGAATAAACTGCTACAAGGCCAGTTACCAACCTCTGGATCCAGACAACTTCGACAG GGAACTTTCCATGATCACTGTGATTGATGTTGGCCGGAGGTTCCTGGTCAATAAAGTTCAGGATCATATCCAGAGCAAGATTGTGTATTATCTAATGAACATTCACGTCCAGCCCCGCACCATATACCTGTGCCGACACGGCGAGAGCGAGTTCAACCTTCAGGGGAAGATTGGAGGAGACTCTGGGCTGTCACATCGGGGAAAGAAG TTTGCCGTTGCCCTGAAGAAGTTTGTTGAGGAGCAGAACCTGAAAGATCTGAAAGTCTGGACGAGTCAGCTGAAGAGGAGTATTCAGACAGCCGAGGCGCTGAGCCTGCCCTACGAACAGTGGAAGGCATTAAATGAAATTGACGCT GGCGTATGTGAGGAGATGACCTACGATGAGATCAAAGACGTGTACCCGGAAGAATTTGCGCTGCGTGATCAGGACAAATATTATTACCGCTACCCTTCAGGAGAG TCTTACCAAGATCTGGTTCAGCGTTTGGAACCTGTCATCATGGAGCTGGAACGGCAGGAGAATGTCTTGGTGATTTGTCATCAGGCAGTAATGAGATGCCTCCTGGCCTATTTCCTTGACAAAAGCGCAG ATGAAATGCCATATCTCAAGTGTCCCCTTCATACAGTGCTGAAGTTGACTCCAGTTGCATATG GCTGCCGTGTAGAGTCCATCTCTTTGCACGTTGACGCAGTTAACACTCACAGGGAAAGAACTGAG GAAACAAAGAAGGGACCTAATCCACTGATGAGACGCAATAGCGTGACCCCTCTAGCCAGCCCCGAGCCCACCAAGAAAGCTAGAATCAACAGCTTTGATGAACTTGTTGCTTCCTCGTCTGCCTCCCTTTCTGGATGTGCCCCCCAGGAGATGGTCGCTGGACAG AGCATGAGCACGTCTCAGAAGCAGTGTTGA